In Zingiber officinale cultivar Zhangliang chromosome 3A, Zo_v1.1, whole genome shotgun sequence, the DNA window tttaaaaattggaagatggttctagagagctcggaatgacaggaaacaagtttttatgggtCCGTATCTCTCTCCTGATCTTATTAATGGTGTCAAACctaatttttaacaaatatactgACGATTGTAAATTTTTTACCCCGAACGActaataaatatttgattcttgCTCCAAAAATTTAGAAACGCCAGTGTATTGGTTATAATTTATGTTTGAGCCCATTAGTAAGATcaagagatcgatacgaacctatagaaacttgtttcgtgtcattgcGAGCTTTCTAaggtcatcttccaatttttaaatatctaacctaaaaaacaaaattttgggatgaatttgaaatttcgtccctaatttgCGACAAAATTGGCGACGAATATATATTCGTTGACAATTAGCAATAAATCCAGAGATTTGTCTTAAAATTACATAAATTTTCCAACGAAATTTATACTTCGATTAACAATGAATTCTGCGACAAAAATGTATTTGTTGCTAATATCCGACGAATTTATTTCGTTGGTATTTTCGTTGCTAATTAGTGACGAATTTGTTTTTCGTTCCAAAACCtgttgcaaatttgcaacaaattttattCGTCTCAAATATTTGTCCCTAAATTacagtttttttgtagtgttcgaacttttattgagcctaaacgagcttaataaatataaattataaatttaaatatttattaaaacctaaattatatatttagagaaaattataatattcttattaaaatttataattttattctaataaataaatttaatatatttgtttatatatttcataagtagagtgtaaaatctataaatttaatatcaaaattattttttttatttacaagtTGATTCATGAGTAACGAATATGTTCACAACCTAACAAGCTGAATATTGTGAAACttgaatttgatttgtttatcttaacaagtTTCATTAAACGAGGTTAAGTAAGCTTTTATTGAATCGAATTTCGAATATCTCATAAACAACTTAATTCATTTACACCCTTAGTTTTGTGGAAGAAGTTCACAACCTAACAAGCTGAATATTGTGAAACTTgaacttgatttgtttatcttaacaagtTTCATTAAACGAGGTTAAGTAAGCTTTTAttgaatcgagtttcgaatatcTCATAAACAACTTAATTCATTTACACCCTTAGTTTTGTGGAAGAAATAGGGCTTCACCACTTCGGCGGTCGGGGACTAGAGATGGGAAATGGGCCGAGTCCATTGCACAGCCCATACGTCGGGGCCGGACAAGCTCCGAAGATATGTACATGCCAAACGTGGCTTATGGACCCCTACTGATTTATAAATGTGTATTTTTGAAGCGGACCAACAAATTTAGGATAATTATAAAAATACCTCTAAGAGAATATTCGttttaaatccatcttaatattttgtaatattgaaATATTcacaatattttttaattttactatCATAATGGGCTTCTATTAATGAAAGTGTGATTTAGAGGAGGTATGTTAGtagtcaaaaattaaaaatattagggAATATTTTGATATTAATGCACTTTAGAGGGTGTTTTGAAGATTTTTCATAAATTTGAGATAGCTTTACTCTGCAAAGAGATCGAGTTGTGGCATGACAAACAAAAGATGGAGGTAGAACAAAGCTCCTGCTATTACGAAGTCCCAAAAAAAAATTGGACGTACACAAATCTTATATTGTAAGAATCCCGTGACCTCCGAATGACACGGCAAAAACTTTCCGGTTACCCCAAGACTCTCCTTTACCATAACACGACCAAAATATGACATGACTAACACCAGCATTTAGTCACATACATACTCAAAAACAAAATAGTTCATAACTACATAATATTTCATGAGACAGCACAAAGTTCTAATAATATACTACACATCCTAAGAGCTAAGATCATATAAGACCCATAATAAACTTCAGCACTGACCATTCACCATGGAGAAGACGAAATAGTGGAGAATTTCAACTCGGCAGCCACTTTTGATTCTTCAACTTCATTCAGGTCCATTTTCAATTTGGCAATATCGGACTCGTACCTGTTTATTTGATTCATAGTTGAATCTTCTCTCTCTTGGAAGCAATCAAGGTACTCTCTCAGATTCTTGATAGATCTATCAAGGTCCATAAATTGAGAGTCTATCCTACACTTATCGTCCATTTTTGCAATAATTTTTCCTTCCAGTTCTGCTTTTCTAGTCAAACACCCCTTATGATATATTTGAAGCTCTCGCAATTTCTCGAGGCGAGCACATACAAAATCAACACTGAATCCATTACTTACAAACTGATAAAGATCCTCCAACTTTGCATCCAGAGATGCATCATCTCTATCAACATGTAACTTCTGTATATTAGTGACCAAGTTTGCAAAAGATACCATAAGACCTATGGCCATCCCTTCTCGAAGGTCCATAGTGTACTGCTCCAGAAGGCAAAAATGTGGCTGTTGTGGCATAACCTGGAATATTTCCATTGATTCTATTTGTTTCCACAGGCAGGAAGTCTTTGAGAATGGCAATGCCATGTCTTTCAATGGTGGCCCACCGGAGTGATCCATGAGAGCAGCATCACCCTCGAGAGCAACTGCCTTTGACTGAGCATGATTATGAGCAATTTCAGTGCAAGTTTCCACAAGAACTGATGGGACAATCTGATTTTGAATGTTAACTGTTACATTGTTATAGATCTCATTAAAAGCGACATCATTAACTGAATTCAATGTGACATCTGCTAAAAATTATGTATGAAGAAGTTGCTAGTTAGATTCTTTTCACTCAATCCTTCCATGCAGATGACACATCTAGCTTGTACCTGCAATGTCGCCTAAATTTTATTTGGGCCTCTATGTAAAACAACAGATACTTCGCTCACCTTCTATATCAGCACTTGATGGGGACCCTTGATACAATATAAGTTTATTCTGCTGGGGAATAGGTTGAGATGCCATACTGTATAAATCTTGACCCGATAAGTCATCATTAGCTCCACTATAATTGCTCAATATGACTTGATCAGTATCTAATTTCTCGATATTGTTAATCTTCACTGAAAATTGGATGCAAATTTTAATAAGCTTCAACCATGTAGTATTAAAAATGCTATGACTTACTTCTCACAGGCACATGCAAGTGGCTGAATGATATACTCATCTGTTCTTCTCTTAACATTTTGCTGCCCCCATCTTGTAATTGCTGTAGCACACCCTGGAAacaagggcaaggaaaagaaaacaaacaaattCCTGTATACTGATTTATGCATATACTTGATTAGTTCTATAAGAAAAAAGTCCCTTACATCATTACTGAGATTCTTTTGCAGTTTTTTAGATTTAGCGACCACCTTAGTTCTTTTCTTCTTAACTTTTGTAGTCAAAGCATAATCCAAATTGTAGTTCGTCCATTCTAGATTACGGGGATGATCATTAGCTTCATAACCCATAGGTGTGCCATCAACTTCAGTTACATCTGGCTGATGCTTTGATAGCTGATGGTTGGCATTTGCAAGACCTTCCTCCTTGATAGATAATCCAGGTACATCCCTTATCGACGCATTAGGTTCAGTAATAGTTCCCCTAGAAGATGGGCTTATAGTAGAGGAGCTAGGATCCATCAGTGGCATTGAAGAACAACTATCTATCACAAGCATTGGAGTTGAAGGGCCTTGAGGTATTAATTGATGTTGTGGCATAACATGATTGTATTGTGACTTGGCTTTCTTGAACTTTTTGGAACCTTGTGAAGGCCCAGACTGTAAATTTGCTTTCTTG includes these proteins:
- the LOC122052156 gene encoding uncharacterized protein LOC122052156 isoform X1, translated to MALESGGEKKRGDRRGSVWFKPGDLVEVRSDDDGFLGAWYEATAAFSLPQHRVQIVYSTIVDNDDPSLPLREIVLVSQLRPRPPPPPPSRCQHGLHDLVEAFHQDGWWAGVISAILQTTGRYIVAFPTSREELEFDASDIRSHLEWTDRHWVPFGDVRVEEVEFAAGARIEVSRNLEIGVSAWFSASVKQVFSISTYLIEYGSLTSATTGELLTEFVDVQYMRPCQLNAILVKDFAPRDEVEVPLHGGWVLGEISDVLKGSRCIVKVRDSRSEMVFDLHQLRHSQCWDGQRWVFTFQQKTRKSQGSSVSGNQNPRSQKRCSRLSSSTTSKGEVEASSEPGGFKLNLKHKKTNVLSGPSQNSKKLKKDKSPCNHVRPQCELMPECPSTPQSDIGICSSVQETRKSQGSSVSVIRNRGQKRCSLLSSLPPSKCEGEVTSELGGLKLNLKHKKANLQSGPSQGSKKFKKAKSQYNHVMPQHQLIPQGPSTPMLVIDSCSSMPLMDPSSSTISPSSRGTITEPNASIRDVPGLSIKEEGLANANHQLSKHQPDVTEVDGTPMGYEANDHPRNLEWTNYNLDYALTTKVKKKRTKVVAKSKKLQKNLSNDGVLQQLQDGGSKMLREEQMSISFSHLHVPVRMKINNIEKLDTDQVILSNYSGANDDLSGQDLYSMASQPIPQQNKLILYQGSPSSADIEVNIQNQIVPSVLVETCTEIAHNHAQSKAVALEGDAALMDHSGGPPLKDMALPFSKTSCLWKQIESMEIFQVMPQQPHFCLLEQYTMDLREGMAIGLMVSFANLVTNIQKLHVDRDDASLDAKLEDLYQFVSNGFSVDFVCARLEKLRELQIYHKGCLTRKAELEGKIIAKMDDKCRIDSQFMDLDRSIKNLREYLDCFQEREDSTMNQINRYESDIAKLKMDLNEVEESKVAAELKFSTISSSPW